The following are encoded together in the Paraburkholderia sp. BL10I2N1 genome:
- a CDS encoding LysR substrate-binding domain-containing protein has product MFDTVLLRSFVAVVQEGGFTHAAARLNLTQSAVSAHLRRLEKQIGRDLLVRTTRSVTLTVDGELLLGYARAILALNQDARAQLLRGPSEGTLRVGLSEDLANVRLMHVMQAFAVRYPRIAFSIRVGIPGELLQAMDHSELDVVIGGRCHDARSGRVLWREPLVWAGADWASLKPGVPVPIALLPEPCPYREASLAALARAGVDYRIVLVCPSGAGLCAAAHAGFAVTPIVHTQLAHGLRAIAPDAGLPALPDVEFTMFAAPGASARVVDELGNAIVLAFAHKG; this is encoded by the coding sequence ATGTTCGATACCGTTTTGCTGCGCTCTTTTGTGGCCGTCGTCCAGGAAGGAGGCTTCACGCACGCCGCGGCCCGTCTGAATCTGACGCAGTCCGCGGTCAGCGCGCATCTGCGGCGTCTGGAAAAACAGATCGGCCGCGACCTGCTCGTGCGCACAACGCGTTCGGTCACGCTCACAGTGGACGGCGAACTGCTGCTGGGTTACGCGCGCGCCATCCTCGCGCTTAATCAGGACGCGCGGGCGCAACTGCTTCGCGGACCGAGTGAGGGCACGCTCCGCGTGGGTCTGTCGGAAGACCTCGCCAATGTCAGACTGATGCATGTAATGCAGGCGTTTGCCGTGCGGTACCCGCGCATCGCGTTCAGCATCAGGGTCGGTATCCCGGGCGAACTGCTCCAGGCGATGGATCACAGTGAATTAGACGTGGTGATTGGTGGACGCTGCCACGATGCGCGCTCCGGACGCGTGCTCTGGCGCGAGCCGCTTGTGTGGGCCGGTGCGGATTGGGCGTCGCTAAAGCCTGGCGTACCAGTGCCGATTGCGCTGTTGCCGGAACCCTGCCCGTATCGTGAGGCCTCACTGGCAGCGCTTGCCCGCGCTGGCGTGGATTACCGGATCGTGCTGGTGTGCCCGAGCGGCGCCGGCCTGTGCGCCGCCGCGCACGCGGGCTTTGCGGTGACACCGATCGTGCATACACAACTTGCGCACGGCTTGCGTGCGATCGCGCCGGATGCCGGCCTGCCGGCACTGCCCGATGTCGAGTTCACGATGTTCGCGGCGCCGGGCGCATCGGCAAGGGTTGTCGATGAACTGGGCAACGCAATCGTGCTGGCATTCGCGCACAAAGGATGA
- a CDS encoding winged helix-turn-helix domain-containing protein produces the protein MKADLIERYAANLHGVLSCFDRILITGTLPGACYAAGMTSFLNANGIRLFDYARFAEPLRERIRVRAQEVCAAAGIEIEHVNKSHIRKEDLVARVLQGRGDAPGLVHVISAMEACPSYKPWHDKSSGKTYLRPETGKCLHYYFYFIDDELGLCYLRVPTWAPFGLQFYCNGHGAVARALKREGIGFVQADNAFLRIADMDRAQAIADALSPDMLHERLDRYAQWLCPVLDVFGQTYHWSLRQAEYSTDLMFRSQQTLVPLYDVLSRQAVLAAHAGKVAGFLGKKVTPQLAQEIGSRLSTRIEGRCIKHHMGVASVKVYDKFSHVLRIETTINDVSFFKHHRKVEHRNGQSTYELAALRKTIYSLFDLREIMLGCNQRYLAFLSSLDDPSAGERDLQRLSQSRVGSNERRVKGLNFFNGGEQALLRALQRGEFNVHGLRRADLARHVDMSAPVLSRQLSRLRTLGLIKKVAHTYRYYLTRLGRAAIAAACSLTRFNIVPILAAAH, from the coding sequence ATGAAGGCCGATCTGATTGAGCGTTACGCGGCGAATTTGCACGGCGTGCTGTCGTGCTTTGACCGAATCCTGATCACGGGCACGCTGCCTGGCGCGTGCTACGCAGCGGGCATGACGAGTTTTCTGAACGCCAACGGCATTCGCCTATTCGACTACGCCAGGTTCGCCGAACCGCTGCGCGAACGCATCCGTGTGCGCGCGCAAGAGGTCTGCGCTGCCGCCGGCATCGAGATTGAGCACGTCAACAAGAGCCACATCCGCAAGGAAGATCTGGTGGCACGCGTGCTGCAGGGGCGTGGCGATGCACCCGGGCTGGTGCACGTCATCTCGGCGATGGAGGCCTGCCCGAGCTACAAGCCGTGGCACGACAAGAGCAGCGGCAAGACCTACCTGCGCCCCGAGACGGGCAAGTGTCTGCACTACTACTTCTACTTCATCGATGACGAACTCGGGCTGTGCTACCTCAGGGTCCCGACCTGGGCACCGTTCGGCTTGCAGTTCTACTGCAATGGCCACGGCGCCGTGGCCCGTGCGCTCAAGCGCGAGGGCATCGGGTTCGTGCAGGCCGACAACGCCTTTTTGCGCATTGCCGATATGGACCGTGCACAGGCCATCGCCGACGCGCTGAGCCCCGATATGCTGCATGAGCGACTGGACCGCTACGCGCAGTGGCTGTGCCCGGTGCTCGACGTGTTCGGCCAGACCTACCACTGGAGCCTGCGGCAGGCCGAGTATTCCACTGACCTGATGTTCCGCAGCCAACAGACGCTGGTGCCGCTGTACGACGTGCTGTCGCGTCAGGCGGTGCTGGCCGCGCACGCCGGGAAAGTAGCCGGCTTCCTGGGCAAGAAGGTCACGCCGCAATTGGCGCAGGAGATCGGCTCGCGGCTGTCCACCCGCATCGAGGGACGCTGCATCAAGCACCATATGGGCGTTGCCAGCGTCAAGGTTTACGACAAGTTCTCCCATGTGTTGCGGATAGAAACCACCATCAACGACGTGAGCTTCTTCAAACACCACCGCAAGGTGGAACACAGGAATGGCCAAAGCACCTACGAACTCGCAGCGTTGAGGAAAACCATCTACAGCCTGTTCGACCTGCGCGAGATCATGCTGGGCTGCAACCAGCGCTACCTCGCGTTTTTGTCGAGTCTGGATGACCCCAGCGCAGGTGAGCGCGACCTTCAACGTTTGAGCCAGTCCCGCGTGGGCAGTAATGAGCGCAGGGTCAAAGGACTCAACTTCTTCAACGGCGGCGAGCAAGCACTGCTGCGTGCCTTGCAGCGCGGCGAGTTCAACGTGCATGGCCTGCGCCGTGCCGATCTGGCCAGGCATGTGGACATGAGCGCCCCGGTGCTGTCCCGACAGCTCTCGCGACTGCGCACACTCGGCTTGATCAAGAAGGTGGCCCATACCTACCGCTACTACCTCACGCGTCTGGGCCGCGCCGCCATCGCTGCTGCCTGTTCTCTCACCCGTTTCAACATCGTTCCAATTCTGGCCGCAGCACACTGA
- a CDS encoding transposase family protein — translation MATTGRHLDDSISRLGLTVLKSPPRTPTANAICERVIGTIRREYLDWLIPLSPSHP, via the coding sequence ATGGCGACCACAGGCCGGCATCTGGACGATTCCATCAGCCGACTCGGGTTGACCGTGCTGAAGTCGCCACCCCGGACGCCGACCGCCAATGCGATCTGCGAGCGGGTCATCGGCACGATTCGGCGCGAGTACCTGGATTGGCTGATACCGCTCTCCCCGTCGCATCCGTAG
- a CDS encoding ABC transporter substrate-binding protein encodes MTTSIRTLRHIAIASSLLFGLASQQAMAADSGKITIMVGGATKIIYLPAKLTEQLGYFKDEGLDVEVLSQPAGVDAENELLAGAVQAVVGFYDHTIDLQTKGKDVKAIVVFGQVPGEVEMVSTKAADTVKSMADVKGKTLGVTGLGSSTSFLTQYLAGQHGIQSTEYTMLPVGADASFIAAIKQGRIDAGMTTEPTVSALQKSGDAKVLVDMRSVEGTKAALGGTYPASSLYVQAAWADAHKADATKLAHAFVRTMQFIHTHSAEEIAAKMPDDYQKDKPLYVGALKASLPMFTPDGKMPADGPVTVLKVLSAFNPSVKGKHIELAKTYTNEFVEAK; translated from the coding sequence ATGACCACGAGCATTCGCACGCTGCGCCATATCGCCATCGCTTCCAGCCTGCTATTTGGCCTTGCTTCCCAGCAAGCGATGGCGGCCGACAGCGGCAAAATCACGATCATGGTCGGCGGAGCCACCAAGATCATCTATCTGCCGGCCAAACTGACCGAACAGCTCGGCTATTTCAAGGACGAAGGGCTCGACGTCGAGGTCCTGTCGCAGCCGGCCGGCGTTGACGCTGAAAACGAATTGCTGGCTGGCGCTGTGCAGGCTGTTGTCGGTTTCTATGACCACACGATCGATCTGCAAACCAAAGGCAAGGACGTCAAGGCGATCGTCGTGTTCGGTCAGGTGCCGGGCGAGGTCGAAATGGTGTCGACCAAGGCCGCCGACACGGTCAAATCGATGGCCGATGTCAAGGGCAAGACGCTTGGCGTGACGGGCCTCGGATCGTCGACAAGCTTTCTTACTCAATACCTTGCCGGACAGCACGGCATCCAGTCGACGGAATACACGATGCTGCCGGTGGGGGCCGACGCCAGCTTTATCGCGGCAATCAAGCAGGGCCGCATCGACGCTGGCATGACGACCGAGCCCACTGTATCCGCATTGCAGAAGTCCGGCGACGCGAAGGTGCTCGTCGATATGCGCTCGGTCGAGGGCACGAAGGCGGCGTTGGGCGGCACCTATCCGGCGTCGAGCCTCTATGTGCAAGCGGCGTGGGCTGATGCGCACAAGGCTGACGCAACCAAGCTTGCGCATGCGTTCGTTCGCACGATGCAGTTCATCCACACGCATAGCGCCGAAGAAATCGCCGCAAAGATGCCCGACGACTACCAGAAGGACAAGCCGCTCTACGTGGGTGCACTGAAGGCGTCGCTGCCAATGTTCACGCCGGACGGCAAAATGCCGGCCGACGGTCCGGTGACCGTGCTGAAGGTGTTGTCGGCGTTCAACCCATCAGTCAAGGGCAAGCACATCGAGCTTGCCAAAACCTATACCAACGAGTTTGTTGAAGCGAAATAA
- a CDS encoding ABC transporter ATP-binding protein, whose translation MNHAVSRDTPVIEFRSVSCRFISPDGKATIALRDFSMSVARGEFVAVVGPTGCGKSTTLSMITGLLKPTTGEVRIMGAPVDGIDPRIGFVFQADAVFPWRSVLDNVAAGPLYRGRSKSAAYDEANEWLRRVGLDKFGKHYPHQLSGGMRKRVALAQTFINKPEILLMDEPFSALDMQTRTLMQDELLQLWSGTGSVVFVTHDLEEAIALADRVFVLTARPATLKKVYEIDLPRPRVTSEIRYEPRFIEISRDIWHDLREEVQIG comes from the coding sequence ATGAACCACGCTGTTTCCCGAGACACCCCTGTGATTGAGTTCCGCTCGGTCTCATGCCGTTTCATTTCCCCGGACGGCAAGGCGACGATCGCGTTACGCGATTTCAGCATGTCGGTGGCGAGAGGCGAATTCGTCGCCGTCGTCGGACCGACGGGCTGCGGCAAGTCGACCACGCTCAGCATGATCACGGGCCTCCTGAAGCCGACCACCGGCGAAGTGCGCATCATGGGCGCGCCGGTCGATGGCATCGATCCGCGCATCGGCTTCGTGTTTCAGGCGGACGCCGTGTTTCCGTGGCGTTCGGTGCTCGATAACGTCGCGGCGGGTCCGCTGTATCGCGGGCGCTCGAAATCGGCGGCCTACGACGAGGCCAATGAATGGCTGCGCCGCGTGGGTCTCGACAAGTTCGGCAAGCACTATCCGCATCAACTGTCGGGCGGGATGCGCAAGCGCGTCGCGCTGGCGCAGACCTTCATCAACAAGCCGGAAATCCTGCTGATGGACGAGCCGTTCTCCGCGCTCGACATGCAGACCCGCACGCTGATGCAGGACGAGCTGCTGCAGCTGTGGTCAGGCACGGGCTCGGTCGTGTTCGTCACGCACGATCTCGAGGAAGCGATTGCGCTCGCCGACCGTGTGTTCGTGCTGACCGCGCGGCCCGCGACGCTCAAGAAGGTGTATGAGATCGACCTGCCGCGTCCGCGCGTCACCTCGGAGATCCGCTACGAGCCGCGCTTCATCGAGATCTCACGCGACATCTGGCACGACCTGCGCGAAGAAGTGCAGATCGGTTAA
- a CDS encoding ABC transporter permease — translation MSTPQQTMPAGIDPTSLAQVERVAQKRIRQRHALVVSLRILVLVVVLGGWELSARLKWIDPFFFSMPSAIFAQIVDWFVNGTSQGPLLTQVWVTLEETGLGFIIGSVAGIFCGIVLGRNKLLSDVFSLYIKIANSIPRVVLGSVFVIALGLGMASKVALAVVMVFFVVFANAFQGVCEADRYMIANAQILGASRRQVTTSVVIPSALSWILASLHVSFGFALVGAVVGEFLGSKQGIGLLISTAQGAFNASGVFAAMIVLAVVALTADYLLTTLEKRLLKWRPAAF, via the coding sequence ATGTCCACCCCTCAACAAACGATGCCCGCGGGCATCGACCCCACGTCGCTCGCGCAGGTCGAGCGCGTCGCGCAAAAGCGTATCCGTCAGCGTCACGCGCTGGTGGTTTCGCTGCGCATTCTGGTGCTGGTCGTCGTGCTCGGCGGCTGGGAACTGTCCGCACGGCTCAAGTGGATCGATCCGTTCTTCTTCTCGATGCCCTCGGCGATCTTCGCGCAGATCGTCGACTGGTTCGTGAACGGCACCTCGCAAGGGCCGCTTCTGACCCAAGTCTGGGTGACGCTCGAAGAAACCGGTCTGGGCTTCATCATCGGCTCGGTGGCGGGCATCTTCTGCGGCATCGTGCTGGGCCGCAACAAGCTGCTGTCCGACGTGTTCAGCCTCTACATCAAGATCGCCAACTCGATTCCGCGCGTCGTGCTCGGCTCGGTGTTCGTGATTGCGCTGGGTCTCGGGATGGCGTCGAAGGTGGCGCTGGCGGTCGTGATGGTGTTTTTCGTCGTGTTTGCCAACGCGTTCCAGGGCGTGTGTGAAGCCGACCGCTACATGATCGCGAACGCGCAGATTCTGGGCGCATCGCGCCGTCAGGTGACGACATCGGTGGTGATTCCGTCGGCGCTCAGCTGGATTCTGGCCAGCCTGCACGTGAGCTTTGGCTTCGCGCTGGTCGGTGCGGTGGTGGGCGAGTTCCTGGGTTCGAAGCAGGGCATCGGGCTGCTGATCTCGACCGCGCAGGGCGCGTTCAACGCGAGTGGCGTATTCGCGGCGATGATCGTGCTCGCGGTGGTGGCGCTTACGGCGGACTATCTGCTCACCACACTGGAAAAGCGTCTGTTGAAGTGGAGACCCGCGGCATTCTGA
- a CDS encoding porin: MKKKYLALTVTAGAFAATGAHAQSSVQLYGLMDLSVPTYQSHANANGDHVIGMGIGGEPWFSGSRWGLKGAEDIGGGSKIIFRLESEFRVSDGKMEDPGQIFDRDAWVGIQNDTFGKITAGFQNTIARDASTIYGDPYGSAQLTTEEGGWTNANNFKQMIFYAASATGTRYENGLAWKKLFSNGIFASAGYAFGNSTSFGTNANYQAALGYNGGPFNVSGFYSHVNREGFTNQSFSVGGNYTFGILRTNAGYFRYLGNQGTLGQRQDNAWTVSLKLSPKGPFDYQLGYQQMRTKNAAYNIDGDIPNANLGAFDPTSALHNGWKETLYWSAFYHLSKRTEVYVAGDYMKLHGGYTVGTTFGATNQLELTTGIRTRF, encoded by the coding sequence TTGAAGAAAAAGTATCTGGCTTTGACCGTTACGGCAGGGGCCTTTGCAGCTACCGGCGCGCACGCTCAGTCAAGCGTTCAGCTTTATGGCCTGATGGATCTGAGCGTACCAACCTATCAGTCGCACGCGAATGCGAACGGCGATCACGTGATCGGCATGGGTATTGGCGGCGAACCGTGGTTCAGCGGCAGCCGCTGGGGTCTGAAGGGGGCGGAGGACATCGGTGGGGGTTCGAAGATCATTTTCCGGCTGGAGAGTGAATTTCGCGTGAGCGATGGCAAGATGGAAGACCCGGGCCAGATCTTCGATCGTGACGCGTGGGTAGGCATCCAGAACGACACGTTCGGCAAGATCACGGCGGGGTTCCAGAACACCATCGCTCGCGACGCATCGACAATTTATGGCGATCCGTATGGCTCGGCCCAACTGACCACCGAAGAAGGTGGCTGGACCAATGCGAACAACTTCAAGCAGATGATTTTCTACGCGGCCAGCGCAACAGGCACGCGCTATGAAAATGGCCTCGCGTGGAAGAAACTGTTCAGCAACGGTATCTTCGCCAGTGCGGGCTACGCGTTCGGTAACTCAACGAGTTTCGGTACCAACGCCAACTACCAGGCAGCGCTCGGGTACAACGGCGGCCCGTTCAATGTGTCGGGCTTCTATAGCCACGTGAACCGCGAAGGTTTCACCAACCAGTCGTTCTCGGTCGGTGGCAATTACACTTTCGGCATCTTGCGCACCAACGCCGGTTACTTCCGTTACCTGGGTAATCAGGGTACGCTCGGCCAGCGTCAGGACAACGCGTGGACAGTGTCGCTCAAGCTTTCGCCGAAGGGTCCGTTCGACTATCAACTCGGCTATCAGCAGATGCGCACGAAGAACGCCGCGTACAACATCGATGGCGATATCCCGAACGCGAACCTTGGCGCTTTTGACCCGACGTCGGCCCTCCACAACGGCTGGAAGGAGACGCTGTACTGGTCGGCCTTCTATCACCTGTCGAAGCGCACGGAAGTGTATGTGGCGGGTGACTACATGAAGCTTCATGGCGGCTACACAGTCGGAACCACCTTTGGTGCGACCAACCAGCTCGAACTGACCACAGGCATTCGCACCCGTTTCTGA
- a CDS encoding methyl-accepting chemotaxis protein, translated as MFRTTTIRTALTITIAGYTAALMLVIATSIASLKTANTALDRLYSEETAALRHLTASSEALLQVRVDLGAYETLVAQGKPTEAVLARVHAGQADSDRELAAYAAQPPSNEVERKLGDALRAKREVLMKQALAPEIAALDQNDFMSFRTTQRQAPDTLFSDYRSAALALEDFQAEQQKSRFASAQQHFHMLLWLFGAIGSAAIVLGLFARFMLTASIVRPINQAIRHFERIASGDLTSAIDTLRANEMGRLMTALARMQAALAGAVNQVRQGTAAITHGVREIASGNADLSTRTEQQAATLEETASSMEELTATVRQNADNARQASALAENASEIAARGGDVVGQVVDVIADMSSSSSRIVDIIGAIEGIAFQTNILALNAAVEAARAGEEGRGFAVVASEVRALAQRSAAAAKEIRELIGDSVAKVQNGSELAARAGMTMAEIVRAARNVTGIVSEISVASEEQSRGIDQINRAVTQMDNATQQNAALVEQAAAAAASLEEQARALDGAVAVFRLDEKAEAPAGKLGQQNWTALQPSTVFA; from the coding sequence ATGTTCAGAACTACTACTATCCGGACGGCTCTAACGATCACGATCGCTGGCTACACGGCCGCGCTGATGCTCGTGATCGCAACATCGATCGCCAGCCTGAAAACGGCCAACACGGCGCTCGACAGGTTGTACAGCGAGGAAACGGCCGCGCTGCGACATCTTACCGCCAGCAGCGAAGCGCTCCTGCAGGTGCGGGTCGATCTCGGTGCGTACGAAACGCTCGTCGCACAGGGAAAACCGACCGAGGCCGTGCTGGCGCGAGTGCACGCCGGGCAGGCTGACAGCGATCGCGAACTGGCTGCCTATGCCGCGCAGCCGCCCTCGAATGAGGTTGAGAGGAAGCTGGGCGACGCGCTGCGCGCGAAGCGCGAGGTGTTGATGAAACAGGCGCTTGCGCCTGAAATCGCGGCGCTCGACCAGAACGATTTCATGTCGTTCCGGACGACGCAGCGGCAGGCACCCGACACATTGTTCAGTGACTACAGGAGCGCCGCGCTCGCGCTGGAGGATTTTCAGGCAGAGCAGCAAAAGTCGCGTTTTGCGTCGGCACAACAGCATTTCCACATGCTCCTCTGGCTGTTCGGCGCAATTGGGTCCGCTGCGATCGTGCTGGGTCTGTTCGCACGCTTCATGCTGACGGCGTCGATCGTGCGGCCCATTAATCAGGCGATTCGTCATTTCGAGCGCATCGCGTCTGGAGACCTGACAAGCGCGATTGATACGCTGCGCGCCAACGAAATGGGCCGGTTGATGACCGCGCTTGCCCGGATGCAGGCAGCGCTCGCCGGTGCCGTGAACCAGGTGCGGCAAGGGACGGCAGCGATCACGCACGGCGTCCGCGAAATCGCGAGCGGCAATGCCGACCTGTCGACCCGGACCGAGCAGCAGGCGGCGACCCTGGAGGAGACCGCATCGAGCATGGAAGAGTTGACTGCCACTGTCCGGCAAAATGCCGACAACGCGCGGCAGGCCAGCGCGCTCGCGGAAAACGCGTCGGAGATCGCGGCGCGCGGCGGCGACGTCGTCGGCCAGGTTGTCGACGTGATCGCGGACATGTCATCGAGTTCAAGTCGGATCGTCGATATCATTGGTGCGATCGAGGGCATCGCGTTCCAAACCAACATCCTCGCGTTGAATGCAGCCGTCGAAGCTGCGAGGGCCGGCGAAGAGGGACGCGGCTTCGCAGTGGTCGCGAGCGAAGTGCGCGCGCTCGCGCAACGCTCGGCCGCTGCTGCGAAAGAGATCAGAGAGCTGATCGGCGATTCGGTTGCCAAGGTGCAGAACGGCAGCGAACTCGCGGCTCGCGCAGGCATGACGATGGCAGAAATCGTCAGGGCGGCACGCAACGTCACTGGCATTGTCAGCGAAATCAGCGTGGCCTCGGAAGAACAGTCACGCGGTATCGACCAGATCAACCGTGCGGTGACGCAGATGGATAACGCGACCCAGCAGAACGCCGCATTGGTGGAGCAGGCAGCCGCGGCCGCTGCGTCGCTGGAAGAACAGGCGCGCGCTCTCGACGGCGCAGTGGCGGTTTTCCGGCTGGATGAAAAAGCGGAGGCGCCTGCCGGGAAACTCGGACAGCAGAACTGGACGGCGCTCCAGCCATCAACCGTATTCGCATGA
- a CDS encoding DUF3579 domain-containing protein, with product MTTADCSEHYLIRGLTHHRKVFRPSDWAERLMGVIVLFVGERRPGVHIASTRLAMPLVDTGVKCLIVSSELRRVCPEAFDFVVRFAEDNDLPVDSRLTSSDGARQSSPAPAG from the coding sequence ATGACGACAGCCGACTGCAGCGAACACTATCTGATCAGGGGCCTCACGCACCACCGGAAGGTATTCCGCCCGAGCGACTGGGCCGAGCGTCTGATGGGCGTCATCGTTCTCTTCGTCGGGGAGCGTCGGCCCGGCGTTCACATTGCCTCAACGCGGCTCGCCATGCCTCTCGTCGACACCGGCGTTAAATGCCTGATTGTTTCCAGTGAACTCCGGAGAGTGTGCCCTGAAGCGTTTGATTTCGTTGTCCGGTTTGCAGAAGATAATGATCTGCCAGTGGACAGTCGTTTGACGTCCAGCGACGGGGCTCGCCAGTCGAGTCCGGCGCCGGCTGGCTGA
- a CDS encoding DUF4148 domain-containing protein, protein MKTSIIALAFAAFTVSGFAQAADDATTATSTQTAQSGTSRIGASPKTRAEVRHELVQAQRNGQLASLRTLYRGS, encoded by the coding sequence ATGAAAACTTCGATTATCGCTTTGGCTTTTGCCGCATTCACCGTTTCGGGCTTCGCTCAGGCCGCCGATGACGCGACGACCGCCACCTCCACGCAGACGGCGCAATCCGGTACGAGTCGCATCGGCGCATCGCCGAAGACGCGTGCCGAGGTGCGTCACGAATTGGTGCAGGCGCAGAGGAACGGCCAGCTCGCCAGTCTCAGAACGCTCTATCGCGGAAGCTGA
- a CDS encoding epoxide hydrolase, whose protein sequence is MSLVSSAPIRRRFVASVAAAVGITLGTAFSYAHPVPAAGLPSTKQPATAEDDSIRPSPKVHVPQAAIDELRRRIAATQWPVKETVADSSQGVPLATMQNLARYWATDYDWRKAEAKLNALPQFVTTIDGVDIHFIHVRSKNPNALPLIINYGWPGSVLEQIKLIGPLTDPVAYGGKVEDSFDVVIPSMPGYGFSGKPTTTGWGPEHMARAWAELMRRLGYQHYVAQGGDWGAFVVDQMGLQAPPGLLGIHTNMPATVPADIDKALQNCAPAPAGLSADETRAYGQLAETFKEVDYARLMGSRPQTLYGIDDSPVGLAAWLLDHNDANGQPAAAVASALNRSTSATGELTRDEILDNITLYWLTNTGVSASRLYWEYKGGFFNAKGVKIPVAVSVFPGEQYQVPRSWTAKAYPNLIYYHRAEKGGHFAAWEQPQLFAEELRAAFRPLRRQQ, encoded by the coding sequence ATGTCTTTAGTATCGTCAGCGCCCATCCGACGCAGGTTTGTTGCATCCGTCGCGGCCGCAGTGGGCATTACACTCGGCACTGCCTTCAGCTACGCCCATCCGGTTCCGGCTGCGGGCCTGCCTTCCACGAAACAGCCCGCAACGGCTGAGGACGACTCAATCCGTCCGTCCCCCAAAGTCCATGTGCCGCAGGCAGCCATTGACGAGCTTCGCCGGCGGATCGCCGCCACGCAATGGCCGGTGAAGGAGACCGTCGCAGACTCTTCGCAGGGCGTGCCACTCGCGACCATGCAGAATCTCGCACGCTATTGGGCGACGGACTATGACTGGCGTAAAGCGGAAGCGAAGCTGAATGCCCTTCCGCAGTTCGTGACGACCATCGACGGAGTGGACATCCATTTCATCCATGTTCGTTCGAAGAACCCCAATGCGCTTCCATTGATCATCAACTATGGTTGGCCCGGCTCCGTGCTCGAACAGATCAAACTGATCGGACCGTTAACGGACCCGGTCGCGTATGGCGGAAAGGTTGAAGACTCATTCGACGTCGTCATCCCGTCGATGCCGGGCTACGGTTTCTCCGGTAAGCCGACGACGACCGGCTGGGGTCCCGAGCACATGGCGCGCGCCTGGGCCGAGCTGATGCGCCGTCTCGGATATCAGCACTACGTCGCTCAGGGCGGCGACTGGGGTGCGTTCGTCGTCGATCAAATGGGCTTGCAGGCACCTCCGGGATTGCTCGGCATTCACACCAACATGCCCGCGACGGTTCCTGCGGACATCGACAAGGCGCTCCAGAACTGCGCCCCGGCGCCAGCCGGTCTGTCGGCGGACGAGACCCGCGCTTACGGGCAGCTCGCCGAGACGTTCAAGGAAGTGGACTACGCCCGCTTGATGGGGTCGCGGCCACAGACACTCTATGGCATTGACGATTCACCCGTTGGCCTTGCCGCGTGGCTCCTCGACCACAATGATGCCAATGGCCAGCCAGCCGCAGCAGTCGCCTCGGCTCTGAACCGGTCCACGAGCGCCACAGGCGAACTGACGCGTGACGAAATCCTCGACAACATCACGCTGTATTGGCTGACCAACACGGGCGTGTCTGCGTCTCGTCTCTACTGGGAATATAAGGGTGGCTTCTTCAACGCCAAAGGCGTCAAGATCCCGGTGGCCGTGAGCGTGTTTCCCGGCGAGCAATATCAGGTGCCCCGGAGCTGGACAGCGAAGGCTTATCCCAACCTCATCTATTACCACCGAGCTGAGAAAGGCGGCCACTTCGCCGCGTGGGAACAGCCACAACTCTTCGCCGAGGAGCTCCGCGCGGCGTTCAGACCGCTGCGCCGACAACAGTGA